A segment of the Nymphalis io chromosome 7, ilAglIoxx1.1, whole genome shotgun sequence genome:
CGGCGTATGCGATGTCTACATTTAAGTGTTTTgataaatttagttataaacctataagtatttttttaaatgtacagaTAACAGCCGTCAAAGACATTCaaaattttttaaagatttatttcatttttttttataggttcCTTGGTAACAATGCAAAGAACCGTAATAAgatattaaactaatataatacaaacCGTATTAAACGCCAAGCAAAAGCATTCAatgttattgaattaaatatattttcttcttcgTCTTATCTTCAAcaacaaaaaatcaaaaataaatgatataagaattacaaaaaaaatgaacaatttcattttattatttatataaaaaaaataatgccatATCGATATTACATCATTTTCTATCTCTACAGCATTGAatactttttctataaatttcacAGAAACTGCTAAACGTggttttaaatctattttacacAAAAGGAATTcacattgtaatataaaatgaataatttaaaagaattgcCACCGACATTCGTTGATACATTTATTCGGCACACAATATTGATAGAAAAAAtcggtataaatatatttgatgaatCAAAAgtttctttctttaaaaaacatttcaagcTAGCTTTATTTATGAGCCTAGTAATGGTGTTATTAGTTGGTCAAATTCTTTATGTCATCAAAAGAAACGAAATTGGTGCCGAATTTTTAGATGTTGTTAGTACTATACCAAGTACTTTTATGGTCATACAAGGTATAtgcaaaatcattttatatagaaacatagtttttttttaataacgtaaatataatatataattctggATATTAATGATGACGGTGTAATCTTGACCGGCTTCAGTCACGGCGGCCGTTCTCGATGGAGAATTGCCAACTACGCAGGCGATATTATGGACAAACACAGTTGCATTGACTAATCCCTTAaattcataatccgatggacgAGAGTTCCGGACTCAGGAGCAAAAACAACAGTATACGTACTTTCCGACGCACGCACATTTTGGCACTGCCGACTTCCAAACCTGGGGcttgggctgctactgagaatttacgGACCGAAAAACCCGTTGTAAATTTGATTGGCCCATAATATTACCAGGACCTGCagtcttataagctagccactagaccatcgagGCATATAGTATCAGTGCGTGAGAcctaagattattattaaaaataagtaaagtcACACAAATAAGcgacgaaaataaaaaaatattaaattctatacGACcttgatattgtttatttagtatACTCtcgtatagtattatataagtttgtttatCTAGATAAATTTTCTTCTCAATATCAAAATGGTCGACTGGAAGATATATCCTATTAGGATAAGTCAGCATTTTTACACTAACATTTTCTTTCTTATACCATTTTTGTTGGAATCAATGatttcatatttacatatagaCGCTAATTCCTGTAtatcattttaagaaaattctataaaataagcaatttcAGATTTAGTAAAGATATTTGTAGTGACATATAAACGAGATCGAATAAGGGAAGTGATTATGGAGATAGGTAAAATATGGCCAACAGAAATTGACGACGAAGAgaagaaaaaaacaatgtattattGGACGAAATCTCTGAAATTCTTTGATAATGGtgaatattatagattttatgacaatatatttttattcctataagaattaaattaaaaatgtattactttTATAGTGTAGGTAGAGTACCCTTTGtcataagaaaacatttttttaaataaatagttcaagATTTAAGTATTTTCTTTGTAACAATTCAGGGACTTTTTTATGATGTTAACATttgcaattgtttttacagctTTTTTTAGAGCTGCAATTATTTCTTTAGTATTCTACGAGCTGCTGCCCTTAGCGATGACGATTTATTCCATAAATACAGAGGTGGATGTGCAATACCAGTTTCCCTTGCAAATGTATTTCTTTTGTGACCTACATTCTCATTTCCAGTATGCTTTGGCTTATACGTATCAAATtatagtatgtatgtaaatttcatatttatttaaaattaaagacgGTCTGGTAATATTTCACTGTTAGAGTATCCTTCTATTCCCAGTGATTCTTATAGCGAGCATCCATTGTAAGAACAAAACCAATTCAGTAATCaaacttaataacaataaaagcattttttatagGTACGGTGGTTCACATGTGCGTATACGTTTCCTGTGACTTTTTACTAGTAGACCTCATATTTGATTTAAGTGCTTTATTGAGTTTACTACGAATAGACTTAGAGAAACTTGTTGAACCAAATTCAAGCAATTACAATTTTGAAGACGATGATTGTGAAGACATTAAAATTATCGTGACAAAACATCAGAAATTATTAAGGTAACTAATTTTACTCCCAAAGTATAATGATGATTTAGATGATCATAATATACAGCTCAATAAAACATCTAGTATTCGACAAAAGTTTATTCTTCAATAGGTGCGcagtaattgttattataatgcaatgcataattaattgttattttacataGATAATTCTTTTATTGTTATGTCAGTCTAGCAGATTCCTTAAACGAGATATTTGGAGGAATTATCTTTAGTCAGGTCTCGTTTTCTTCTGTAATTATTTGCTGTTTCTCTTTTATGGCGGTGGtgagtataaattatttcaattattcaatGTTCATTATCTTTTGACAACCTCgcgaattatttttgtttaattcatttttattgcataaaataccagttaaattttaaatataaagttattcatttattatcgtATTAATTTCGAAATAACAAATGTATGTTACTCATTGATATTCTATTCGGTTAAATACAAAGGTTCAGTTTTACAAAATAGTGTTTTTTATCAATACAGCAAataaatttcgttttaattttagatagcTGATGGGATGTTTCTAAAAAATTTGACCGCTTCATTAGGAATAATGTTTGCAATCTTCATAATAGCATGGCCCGGCCAAATTCTCTCTGACGCGGTAATTAAAAGTTTTGATTATAAGGTTAACACATAAATACACAACGTATGAGCCGAGCTGACTATCTGGTATTAAATCAAGACAAAGCAATGATTTATCttgcgcttaatttgtatttatgaaaataatcttACAATCGGTGGTTAtggaaaaatatcgtgaggaaacctgtgtgtCGGATAATAATCTGTCACGCTGTGCACCTTGGACGATCAATCTCCTAAAACCTTCTTTTTAACAGGAGAGCCTTTGTCCAGCAGAGGGATGTTTACATGCTGTTATTTTCACTTTACTACAAAACATAATGATAcaacaaataacaaatttttatgATGTAGGAGATTGTAAGACGAATTCATCATGGCCgacttaaaaacaaatttcaggggttctattaaaaaaaattatagatcaTCTAGTATCACACCTAATTCAAACTTATTACTaaacagatttaaaaatatacatttgacTAAAATCATATTACCATTTATAATTTCAGAGTTACAATATAGCTACTGCGGCGTATGAATGTCATTGGTATGAGAGAGGCAAGAAGTTTAGAAAGTACATCGCCATAATAATAGCCaggtaattgtaatttttaagacCGTTAATGTCACATGTATTTCGTTTACACATCTCTTCACGCTACTAAGCGATGGGTGGGTGTTTAGTCTTAGTGGATGCGTAGCCTGATTGTCAGACTACGCATTGACATCGCCGTGAGACGTCAcggaatcgcttgcgcataccgtgtaaacttaaataaaatgtatacgtgTAAATAACGTTTGTTTCATAAGCTAGTAAGCAAGAACCAAATTCTTACTTTCAGGTCACAAAGAGAATGTCATCTTTCCGCGTTAGGATTTTCGGATTTAACACTTACAATGTTTTCGAaggtattgtaagaaatcgaatttatttacattttccttttaaaattatactattaattttcaagtacttactaatatttctttataattccgCACCAATTGAGCTTATATGTAGCTTGTATTAATAGTGGTGATGTCAATGGAGATCAGGATCGAACTTGCGATTTCCACTTCACTAGGTGACTTTTATGCCACTGAcattaagataaacaaatttaaaataattttatacttttatattactgATGGtattatattactggtggtagggctttgtgcaagcgtctgtgtaggtaccacccactcatcagatattctaccgcaaaacagcagtactcggtattgttgtgttccggtttgaagggtgagtgagccagtgtaattactggcacaagggacataacatcttaggtcccaaggttggtagcacattggctatgtaagcgatggttaacatttcttacaatgccaatgtctatgaacgtTGGTAGTCACCAAGtggtcacttaccatcaagtggcccatatgctcgtccgccttcctattctatatataatatatatatatatatatatatatatatatatatatatatatttcgcaaaatttttgttgttaataattttatttttccagGTAATGAGTACGTCTTGGTCATATCTGTCTTTATTAAATCGAATGTATGATGACATTGATGCTTAAGGCGAATGTTTATTCGCCTGCTGTGTTTTTTATTCTACAAAGTTTCTATTCTAAATAATTGCACGATTTTTATCGACAAATACAAAGAGCCTTATAAATTAATCACTTTGAGAAcataaatatgataaacaaattataagctGTATTCATaatgaacaataaaaaaaacccgcCTAATACCGTATTAAAAATACCTTAGTTCGTTCATAAATAGATTAACGAAGTTAACATTCGATTTCAGATATAAATCTTAGTTCGTtcttaatataaagtattaaaggcCTAATtactatttctaaaatataaataggttaTTATAATTTGCTTGGAATATTTATGTGACATGTTGAAGGAATAGAATCAATATATTCATAGAATTAATTATCTTTGGCTGACCGTATGGGTTTACGGGCCTgggatatgatatatattttaggaatagcactttgattaaataaaatataattatctctgactaaatcataataaaatgcagctttttcaatttaaattaacgaTTTTTCCTTAGATCCATTTCTTCCCAATTATTAAACTGAATTAGTTTAGTAGATAtccttttcaaataatttataatataacaaatagaaatagTCACACCTTACCTATTGATAATTTAAGAGTGAACGAAAACTTtataagcttaaatataaagtaaacttttatttgtatatatttgttatctctaatgtgaaaaaaataaccaagCTGTGTCTCTTCAGTTACTCTGAATGTCTACTTAATTAAAAGAGTGATATAtgttg
Coding sequences within it:
- the LOC126769745 gene encoding odorant receptor 85b-like, which produces MNNLKELPPTFVDTFIRHTILIEKIGINIFDESKVSFFKKHFKLALFMSLVMVLLVGQILYVIKRNEIGAEFLDVVSTIPSTFMVIQDLVKIFVVTYKRDRIREVIMEIGKIWPTEIDDEEKKKTMYYWTKSLKFFDNAFFRAAIISLVFYELLPLAMTIYSINTEVDVQYQFPLQMYFFCDLHSHFQYALAYTYQIIVCTVVHMCVYVSCDFLLVDLIFDLSALLSLLRIDLEKLVEPNSSNYNFEDDDCEDIKIIVTKHQKLLSLADSLNEIFGGIIFSQVSFSSVIICCFSFMAVIADGMFLKNLTASLGIMFAIFIIAWPGQILSDASYNIATAAYECHWYERGKKFRKYIAIIIARSQRECHLSALGFSDLTLTMFSKVMSTSWSYLSLLNRMYDDIDA